A window from Methanobacterium sp. encodes these proteins:
- a CDS encoding DUF5400 domain-containing protein, which produces MQIIYQTIILAILFSGIASGFITFRMSGMRLAPHFGAMIFALIVTLAGIATGNILVIYAAAALQLIAAITAFTQTWAVLKYNFQTSPAYAPHLALMGMLPVLTVASVL; this is translated from the coding sequence ATGCAGATTATATATCAAACAATAATTCTTGCAATACTCTTTAGCGGTATTGCAAGCGGTTTTATAACATTTAGAATGTCTGGGATGCGTTTAGCGCCCCATTTCGGTGCAATGATATTTGCACTTATAGTTACGCTTGCAGGCATTGCAACAGGTAATATTCTGGTCATTTATGCAGCCGCCGCATTGCAGTTAATTGCAGCTATTACGGCGTTTACACAGACATGGGCTGTGCTTAAGTATAACTTCCAGACATCCCCTGCATACGCCCCGCATTTAGCACTTATGGGTATGCTTCCCGTACTGACCGTTGCGTCAGTGCTTTAA
- a CDS encoding DsrE family protein yields MKSIKALGIKAPNSAILAENIIKNGAEDGIIIMLSAGAEEGFKSIAKKYGLTYEIENKNSVVVVRMIKSEIEIEELDVTGETCPGPIILVGDRLSSMAVGDRIKVTSKSCEAIEDIAISTPQMSGKVIDQGTEGDKSYVVIEKTEKKVEVAAAVNRDKVLVVQSNGIGNAERAYATFIFSKAALSMGKMVTVFLLMDGVSIAKKGNAATVKHPAFDKLDKLMKEVIDNGVQVYVCELSAEFRGMKQADLVDGTKMAGAATYVTLLSDPAYAVVNF; encoded by the coding sequence ATGAAATCAATTAAAGCTCTAGGAATCAAAGCGCCTAACTCTGCAATACTTGCTGAAAATATCATAAAAAACGGCGCTGAAGATGGAATCATTATAATGCTAAGTGCAGGTGCAGAAGAAGGGTTTAAAAGCATTGCAAAGAAATATGGGCTTACATATGAAATAGAAAACAAAAATTCAGTAGTTGTGGTTAGAATGATAAAATCAGAGATAGAAATAGAAGAATTAGATGTCACAGGAGAAACCTGCCCTGGACCCATCATACTGGTAGGAGACCGTCTTAGCTCTATGGCTGTTGGGGACCGTATAAAGGTTACAAGTAAAAGCTGTGAGGCTATTGAGGACATTGCTATCTCCACTCCACAAATGAGCGGAAAAGTGATAGATCAAGGCACTGAAGGAGATAAAAGCTACGTTGTAATAGAAAAGACTGAGAAAAAAGTTGAAGTTGCTGCAGCAGTTAACCGTGATAAAGTGCTTGTAGTGCAAAGTAATGGTATAGGAAATGCAGAACGAGCCTACGCTACATTTATATTCTCAAAAGCTGCTCTCAGTATGGGTAAAATGGTAACTGTATTCCTTCTAATGGATGGAGTAAGCATAGCAAAAAAAGGCAATGCAGCAACTGTAAAACATCCCGCTTTCGACAAACTGGATAAACTCATGAAAGAAGTCATTGATAATGGTGTTCAAGTCTATGTGTGCGAACTCAGTGCAGAGTTTAGAGGTATGAAACAAGCAGATCTGGTAGATGGGACCAAAATGGCAGGTGCTGCTACCTACGTTACATTGCTGAGTGATCCAGCATACGCGGTTGTGAACTTTTAA
- a CDS encoding DUF169 domain-containing protein, which translates to MVYEEMVKELNKLLGLKGSPVAVKLIKSADEIPKSYPKMSKKKRHCEFIQDTRLEGKKGYATAQEHLCKGGAGVMGIEPLPESVASGKMYHQLGNYETTEGALETVNAVPKLEEKYYASIYSPLESAKFEPDVIVILLTPKQALRVSQAYLRAKGGRISSDYSGIQSLCADAVVAVAERGVPNMTLGCSGSRKYAEIADEEVIMGIPPKNLAEIVDALETFKEKWGEL; encoded by the coding sequence ATGGTCTATGAAGAAATGGTAAAAGAATTAAATAAGCTTTTAGGACTAAAAGGAAGTCCTGTAGCAGTAAAACTCATAAAATCTGCCGATGAAATACCAAAGAGCTACCCGAAAATGTCTAAAAAGAAAAGACATTGTGAATTTATCCAGGATACAAGACTCGAAGGTAAAAAAGGTTATGCTACTGCTCAAGAACACCTTTGCAAAGGTGGAGCTGGCGTAATGGGAATTGAACCATTACCTGAAAGCGTTGCAAGCGGTAAAATGTACCATCAATTAGGAAACTATGAAACTACTGAAGGCGCCTTAGAAACTGTAAATGCAGTGCCAAAATTAGAAGAAAAATATTATGCTTCCATATATTCACCATTAGAATCTGCAAAATTTGAACCAGATGTAATAGTTATCTTACTTACTCCCAAACAGGCTTTAAGAGTTTCTCAGGCATATCTAAGAGCAAAAGGAGGTAGAATTTCCAGTGATTATTCAGGTATTCAATCACTTTGTGCTGATGCTGTAGTCGCAGTAGCCGAGCGTGGAGTGCCAAACATGACTCTTGGGTGCAGTGGTTCCCGTAAATACGCAGAAATAGCTGATGAAGAAGTTATAATGGGCATACCCCCTAAGAACCTGGCTGAAATAGTAGACGCACTTGAAACATTCAAAGAAAAGTGGGGAGAACTTTAA
- the dapF gene encoding diaminopimelate epimerase, giving the protein MSLNKIKFSKMHGLGNDYIVIDETHKEIISEDKKPEISRKLCKRGFSIGADGVIFVCPSTSSDSDIRFRIFNLDGSEAEMCGNGIRCFSKFVYDKGILKKGRLNVETLGGVKVVDLTIRNGKVASSKVDMGTATFKTSSIPMISEKEEFLDEELVVEENPIKMTAVSVGNPHAVIFTDNLNDVHLNEIGPVIETHEAFPQKINVHFVEILNKNEINMITWERGAGITLACGTGATSCVLSGFKLSKLDNEVLVHLPGGDLKIEVYENNGKLGGFMEGDAVLVFDGIIGIDP; this is encoded by the coding sequence ATGAGTTTAAACAAAATTAAATTTTCAAAGATGCACGGACTTGGAAACGATTACATTGTAATTGATGAAACACACAAAGAAATAATTTCAGAAGATAAAAAGCCAGAAATTTCCAGAAAGCTTTGCAAGCGAGGTTTTTCAATTGGTGCTGATGGAGTAATATTTGTCTGCCCTTCCACATCCAGCGACTCGGATATAAGATTTAGAATCTTTAATTTGGATGGTTCTGAAGCTGAGATGTGTGGAAATGGGATAAGATGTTTTTCCAAGTTTGTATATGATAAAGGAATACTTAAAAAAGGAAGGCTCAATGTCGAAACACTTGGCGGGGTTAAAGTAGTTGATTTAACCATTCGAAATGGAAAAGTAGCATCTTCAAAAGTAGATATGGGCACTGCAACCTTTAAAACATCCTCTATTCCTATGATAAGTGAAAAAGAAGAATTTTTAGACGAGGAATTAGTTGTGGAAGAAAACCCGATTAAAATGACTGCTGTAAGTGTTGGAAATCCACATGCAGTTATATTTACTGATAACCTCAATGACGTGCATTTAAATGAAATTGGTCCTGTAATTGAAACCCATGAAGCTTTTCCACAAAAGATCAACGTTCATTTCGTTGAAATATTAAATAAAAACGAAATAAATATGATTACATGGGAAAGAGGAGCAGGTATTACCCTTGCATGCGGCACTGGAGCCACTTCATGTGTTCTTTCAGGATTTAAGCTTTCCAAGCTTGACAACGAAGTTTTAGTTCATCTTCCAGGAGGAGATCTTAAAATCGAGGTTTATGAAAACAATGGAAAACTTGGAGGCTTTATGGAAGGAGATGCAGTTTTAGTTTTTGATGGTATCATTGGAATTGACCCTTAA
- the lysA gene encoding diaminopimelate decarboxylase, with the protein MQLDLTTNEKGNLSIGGADAIELTEKYDTPLYVIDEMKIRDNYRRLYNAFSSQYKNFKIFYACKANTNLAVMRILEQEGSCIDAVSPGEIYTALLAGFESERIIYTGNNVTDQELKFAVESDVIINLDSVSALYRLTKLCSPDAVKISFRVNPKVGAGHHEHCITGGELSKFGIMEEEAADVYSMAKDLGFTPVGIHTHIGSGILDPEPFMLAVETLMDVAGRVHKETGVNFEFIDFGGGLGIPYHPDEPKLDIEIFSKEITGLFKDKLNEYKLGKPIMCIEPGRYIVGDASILLTKVNTIKQSYRKFAGVDAGFNTLLRPAMYGSYHHIVVANKPNAENVQNIDIAGNVCESGDLFARDRLLPEIEEGDVLAILNAGAYAFSMSSKYNSRPKTAEVLVNNGESEIVRERETFADVLAKQNVPVRLLK; encoded by the coding sequence ATGCAACTTGATTTGACGACAAATGAAAAAGGAAATTTAAGCATCGGCGGAGCAGATGCTATAGAACTTACAGAAAAATATGATACTCCCCTTTATGTTATAGACGAAATGAAAATAAGAGATAATTACAGAAGGCTTTATAATGCATTTTCCAGCCAATACAAGAACTTTAAAATATTTTATGCCTGTAAAGCTAATACAAACCTGGCGGTAATGCGAATATTAGAGCAAGAAGGAAGCTGTATTGATGCAGTATCTCCTGGAGAAATCTACACAGCACTTCTTGCCGGCTTTGAGTCTGAAAGGATTATTTATACTGGAAACAATGTCACTGACCAGGAACTTAAGTTTGCAGTAGAATCTGATGTTATAATTAACTTAGATTCAGTTTCAGCACTTTATAGACTTACAAAGCTCTGTAGTCCTGATGCAGTTAAAATTTCATTCCGGGTAAACCCAAAAGTCGGTGCTGGACACCATGAACACTGTATAACTGGTGGAGAACTATCTAAATTTGGTATAATGGAAGAAGAAGCCGCTGATGTTTACAGTATGGCAAAAGATCTTGGATTTACACCAGTTGGAATTCACACCCACATAGGATCAGGAATACTTGATCCTGAACCATTCATGCTTGCAGTTGAAACCCTGATGGACGTTGCAGGAAGAGTACATAAAGAAACAGGAGTTAATTTTGAATTTATAGACTTTGGTGGCGGTCTTGGAATTCCATACCATCCAGACGAACCAAAACTGGACATAGAAATCTTCTCAAAAGAGATTACTGGGCTCTTTAAAGATAAATTAAATGAGTATAAGCTTGGAAAACCTATAATGTGTATCGAACCTGGTCGATACATCGTTGGAGATGCTTCAATACTCCTTACAAAAGTAAATACAATAAAACAAAGCTACAGAAAATTTGCAGGAGTCGATGCAGGTTTCAACACGCTTTTAAGACCTGCAATGTATGGATCATATCATCACATTGTAGTTGCAAATAAACCAAATGCAGAAAACGTTCAAAATATAGATATTGCTGGAAATGTGTGCGAATCAGGAGATTTATTTGCAAGAGATAGACTATTACCTGAAATTGAAGAAGGTGATGTTCTTGCAATCTTGAATGCAGGCGCATATGCGTTTTCAATGTCATCAAAGTACAATTCACGCCCAAAAACCGCTGAAGTTCTTGTAAATAATGGTGAAAGTGAAATTGTAAGGGAAAGAGAGACTTTTGCTGATGTTCTTGCCAAACAAAACGTGCCTGTAAGGCTTTTAAAATAA
- a CDS encoding DUF2100 domain-containing protein codes for MEKLRLRQAQQLIEEAGKRKAVVQKLKTPQRGIINTDIFGKSLHELIEAEEFIYSSRPSHQLNEEESKQFCSKILSVRSKLDDILADFGVIEKESVEEEIKKLSENILILTSKNSFKKVFVKFGADPQRIVVAGVPLEVSDMKILNPKIPEAALAGVSKKIEHVKNDIQRKIDNLNLKRILVIVESDKASETLGKRSKEIYNAEVVFLDNLKDITGEKFKEIIS; via the coding sequence ATGGAAAAATTAAGGCTACGACAAGCTCAGCAATTAATAGAAGAGGCAGGAAAGAGAAAAGCAGTAGTTCAAAAGCTAAAAACTCCTCAAAGAGGTATTATTAACACTGATATTTTTGGAAAGTCATTGCATGAATTAATTGAAGCTGAAGAGTTCATCTACTCCAGCAGACCATCACATCAATTAAATGAAGAAGAATCCAAACAATTCTGCAGCAAAATTTTAAGTGTAAGGAGTAAGTTGGACGACATACTGGCTGATTTCGGGGTTATTGAAAAAGAAAGTGTAGAAGAAGAAATAAAAAAGCTTTCAGAAAATATTTTAATTTTAACAAGTAAAAACAGCTTTAAAAAAGTTTTTGTAAAATTTGGAGCTGACCCTCAAAGAATCGTTGTTGCAGGCGTGCCTCTTGAAGTCAGCGACATGAAAATATTAAATCCTAAAATTCCAGAAGCTGCACTTGCAGGTGTTTCAAAGAAAATAGAACACGTTAAAAATGATATTCAAAGAAAAATTGATAATTTAAATTTAAAAAGGATTTTAGTAATAGTTGAATCTGATAAAGCTAGTGAAACTCTTGGTAAACGTTCAAAAGAAATTTACAATGCAGAAGTGGTCTTTTTAGATAATTTAAAAGACATTACAGGTGAAAAATTCAAAGAAATTATTTCCTGA
- a CDS encoding histone deacetylase codes for MTALVYSDKYRQHNTGNHPENQERLNTIVNSLQNEGIWDKINIKTPKTASEDEILRVHTKHHVESIKKFCEAGGGYIDYDTFAAPKSYETAKIAAGGAIKAAEIVFNESESAYSIARPPGHHATGSRSMGFCIFNNLAIALEYLRHEHGVKKFLIFDFDVHFGNGTSDIFYNDPDVLYISIHQDPRTLFPGTGFVEEIGADEGKGYNLNIPMSAGSTTDDYIYMLEEILEPVASKFNADFYFLDVGFDGHADDPLSSLSLDDDFYEYIIYKMKSIAGHMALVLEGGYNLNVLSRCNVKMINALNNINNTDYSNHKLSIKDSNQTTLNNIKDIFSPFHDL; via the coding sequence ATGACTGCACTGGTCTATTCTGATAAATACAGGCAACATAATACTGGTAATCACCCTGAAAACCAAGAAAGATTAAATACAATAGTTAATTCACTGCAAAATGAAGGTATCTGGGATAAAATAAATATTAAAACTCCTAAAACCGCATCTGAGGATGAAATTTTAAGGGTTCACACAAAACACCATGTTGAATCAATTAAAAAATTTTGTGAAGCTGGTGGAGGGTATATAGATTATGATACATTTGCTGCTCCAAAAAGTTATGAAACCGCCAAAATTGCTGCTGGTGGAGCAATTAAGGCAGCAGAAATTGTATTTAATGAATCAGAAAGTGCTTATTCTATTGCACGCCCACCAGGACATCATGCCACAGGCAGTAGATCCATGGGATTTTGTATTTTCAATAATTTAGCAATAGCATTAGAATACTTAAGACATGAACATGGCGTAAAAAAATTTCTTATTTTTGATTTTGACGTTCATTTTGGAAATGGAACATCAGATATATTTTATAATGACCCAGATGTGCTTTATATATCCATTCACCAGGATCCAAGAACATTATTTCCAGGAACAGGTTTTGTAGAAGAAATAGGGGCCGATGAGGGCAAAGGCTATAATTTAAATATTCCCATGTCTGCGGGATCAACTACAGACGATTATATTTATATGCTGGAAGAGATTCTTGAGCCAGTTGCATCTAAATTTAATGCAGATTTCTATTTTTTGGATGTTGGTTTCGATGGACATGCTGATGACCCTCTTTCAAGTTTAAGTCTTGATGATGATTTTTATGAATACATAATCTACAAAATGAAAAGTATTGCTGGTCACATGGCTTTAGTTTTAGAGGGAGGATACAACTTAAATGTTCTTTCAAGGTGCAATGTTAAAATGATAAATGCATTAAATAATATAAACAATACAGACTACTCTAACCATAAATTAAGCATTAAAGACAGTAACCAGACCACATTAAATAATATAAAAGACATTTTTTCACCATTTCATGATCTTTGA
- a CDS encoding HIT family protein, whose translation MKSEYLEKLKGHDYGDLILETKKWFILLAPDQKNLGTCVIALKRSEGDLAGLNRGEWNEFSKIVKCLQFALKKSFNPTMFNWGCLMNSSYLKKPPNPHVHWHFIPRYQDKVEFEGLLFEDPCFGFSTMKSREKVRKIHEKVRLKIINKIRQNFKLY comes from the coding sequence ATGAAATCAGAATATCTTGAAAAATTAAAGGGTCACGATTATGGTGATTTAATATTAGAAACAAAAAAATGGTTTATTTTACTTGCACCAGATCAAAAAAATCTTGGAACATGTGTTATAGCTTTAAAAAGGTCTGAAGGAGATTTAGCAGGATTAAATAGGGGGGAATGGAATGAATTCAGTAAAATTGTTAAATGTTTGCAATTTGCACTTAAAAAATCATTTAATCCAACAATGTTTAATTGGGGCTGCCTTATGAATTCATCTTACCTTAAAAAACCTCCTAATCCACATGTGCACTGGCACTTCATACCAAGATATCAGGATAAAGTTGAATTTGAAGGTTTACTTTTTGAAGATCCATGCTTTGGGTTCAGTACAATGAAATCCCGTGAAAAAGTCCGTAAAATCCATGAAAAAGTGCGTCTAAAAATTATTAATAAAATAAGGCAGAATTTTAAATTATACTGA
- a CDS encoding prenyltransferase: VQNPELKIYAKLIGIGAMITSIFLAMIFTFIYSFPYSFILFVISGNLLGWFYAAPPIRLSYNGASEIATVLTGFIMPGMGYFSIIGTINLPFVIFSIPLMIYQFLFIIAVQIPDLEGDKLGNKRTLIVRKGRKTGFKLMLFSAVLGSLSLLLISVTGWYSKTINFFLIFLISIIPLSLAILSYIKRSEDRIEAINLVNRNLSSLFVFAIIINSYFVYLLL, encoded by the coding sequence TGGTTCAAAATCCTGAATTAAAGATTTATGCTAAATTAATTGGAATTGGAGCAATGATAACATCTATTTTTTTAGCAATGATATTTACATTTATTTATTCTTTTCCTTACTCTTTCATTCTGTTTGTCATATCTGGAAATTTATTAGGCTGGTTTTATGCTGCACCCCCCATAAGACTGTCTTACAATGGAGCTTCCGAAATAGCAACAGTATTAACTGGCTTCATAATGCCTGGTATGGGTTATTTCAGCATCATAGGAACAATAAATCTTCCATTCGTTATATTCTCCATACCCTTGATGATTTACCAATTTTTGTTTATTATTGCAGTCCAGATCCCGGATTTAGAAGGGGATAAACTTGGAAATAAAAGAACATTAATAGTAAGGAAAGGGCGTAAAACCGGGTTTAAATTAATGCTGTTTTCTGCAGTTTTAGGCAGTTTATCATTGTTATTAATTTCAGTTACCGGCTGGTACTCCAAAACCATTAATTTCTTTTTAATTTTTTTAATTTCAATAATTCCATTGAGTTTAGCTATATTAAGCTATATAAAAAGGTCAGAAGATAGAATTGAGGCCATAAACCTTGTAAACAGAAATTTATCCTCATTATTCGTATTTGCAATAATTATTAACTCCTATTTTGTATATTTACTCCTTTAA